From the Theobroma cacao cultivar B97-61/B2 chromosome 2, Criollo_cocoa_genome_V2, whole genome shotgun sequence genome, one window contains:
- the LOC18608071 gene encoding LOB domain-containing protein 37: MHSLSLPLYICLFALLIFLSFNHSLPTNPLDARNPISSPSFFSFSCAETMSCNGCRVLRKGCSENCMLRQSLQCIDNPQAQAHATVFVAKFFGRAGLMSFLSSVSKPQRPALFHSLMFEAVGRAVNPVSGAVGLLWTGNWNVCQSAVQTVLRGGTLQPLPEFSGGVSGSDFEDVSETVGGTGMQCFRTREEDFVKRKGFGDVVKCEANDLDLCLMIGDDRAGKRRREATPSEESEMTTLGSRSDAGDGSSSKGDARKLLRLFI, encoded by the exons ATGcactctctttctctccccCTATATATATGTCTGTTTGCCTTGCTCATTTTTCTCAGCTTCAATCATTCCCTTCCCACGAATCCTCTTGACGCAAGAAACCCaatttcttctccttcttttttctcattttcatgtGCTGAAACAATGAGTTGCAATGGCTGTAGAGTTCTTCGAAAAGGGTGCAGTGAAAATTGCATGCTTAGACAAAGCTTGCAATGTATAGACAACCCTCAAGCCCAAGCACACGCCACCGTTTTCGTCGCTAAGTTCTTTGGCCGCGCCGGTCTTATGTCCTTCCTTTCCTCCGTGTCCAAACCCCAAAGGCCTG CTTTGTTTCACTCGCTTATGTTTGAAGCAGTGGGACGCGCTGTGAACCCCGTGAGTGGAGCCGTGGGGTTGCTGTGGACAGGGAACTGGAACGTCTGCCAGTCGGCGGTGCAGACGGTGCTTCGAGGCGGAACGTTGCAGCCGCTGCCCGAATTTAGCGGCGGGGTTTCAGGGTCAGACTTTGAGGATGTTTCAGAAACTGTCGGTGGTACAGGTATGCAGTGTTTTCGGACAAGAGAGGAAGATTTTGTGAAAAGGAAGGGGTTTGGCGACGTGGTTAAATGTGAAGCAAACGATCTTGATCTCTGCTTGATGATCGGTGATGACAGAGCTGGGAAGAGGAGGAGAGAAGCTACGCCGTCTGAGGAGTCCGAAATGACGACGTTGGGAAGCCGGTCTGATGCTGGAGATGGCAGTAGTTCCAAGGGAGATGCAAGAAAGCTTTTGAGACTGTTCATCTGA
- the LOC18608072 gene encoding BTB/POZ domain-containing protein NPY2 isoform X1 has translation MKFMKLGSKPDTFQSDGNNVRYVASELATDITVIVGDVKFYLHKFPLLSKSACLQKLVASSNEEKSDEVQISDIPGGPVAFEMCAKFCYGMTVTLNAYNVVAARCAAEYLGMHETIEKGNLIYKVDVFLNSSIFRSWKDSIIVLQTTKSMLPLSEELKVVSLCIDAVAIKACVDVSNVDWSYTYNRRKLPEENGNDPNYNGVRSRPVPKDWWVEDLCELEIDLYKRAIMNIKTKGILSHEVIGEALKAYSYRRLPGFSKGVIHSGDVVKYRSTVDTIVWLLPAEKGSVSCSFLLKLLKAAIIVDSGETAREQLVRSIGQQLEEASVNDLLIRAPEGEDALYDVDTVQKIVKEFLMQDQNAEIESDENEVQEIQRPGILTDASKLMVAKLIDAYLAEIAKDPNLPLSKFVNLAEMVSCISRPAHDGLYRAIDMYLKEHPGISKSERKRICKLMDCKKLSVDACMHAVQNERLPLRVVVQVLFFEQVRAAASSGSSTPDLPKGLKDLNSGSHGSSRSAATNPEEDWDAVATAEELKALKGELAALRLSNGVGGSERNGVDSRNSVDKAAISKMKGLLKSKRIFTKIWSSKGAQGENSGSDSSESLGSANPEEAKSTPSRNRRHSVS, from the exons ATGAAGTTTATGAAGCTTGGATCAAAGCCGGATACGTTTCAGAGCGATGGGAATAATGTGAG GTATGTGGCGAGTGAGCTGGCAACCGACATCACTGTCATTGTAGGGGATGTTAAGTTTTATCTGCACAAG TTTCCTCTTCTGTCAAAAAGTGCCTGCTTGCAGAAGTTGGTTGCAAGCAGTAATGAAGAAAAGAGTGATGAAGTTCAGATTTCAGACATTCCCGGTGGTCCAGTTGCCTTTGAGATGTGTGCCAAATTTTGTTATGGCATGACCGTCACCCTTAATGCTTACAATGTTGTCGCTGCACGATGTGCAGCTGAGTACTTAGGAATGCATGAGACCATTGAAAAAGGGAACCTAATTTACAAGGTCGATGTCTTCCTCAACTCCAGCATCTTCCGCAGCTGGAAAGATTCAATCATTGTTCTTCAGACTACAAAATCTATGCTACCATTATCTGAGGAATTGAAGGTGGTAAGTCTTTGCATTGATGCTGTAGCTATTAAGGCTTGTGTCGATGTTTCCAATGTTGATTGGTCCTACACTTATAACCGGAGGAAGCTTCCAGAGGAAAATGGGAATGATCCAAACTATAATGGTGTCAGAAGTCGACCAGTGCCAAAGGACTGGTGGGTTGAGGATTTGTGTGAACTTGAAATTGATCTATATAAGCGTGCTATAATGAATATTAAAACCAAAGGAATACTGTCCCATGAAGTGATTGGGGAAGCTTTGAAAGCTTATTCTTACAGAAGGTTGCCAGGTTTCAGTAAGGGTGTGATCCATTCTGGGGATGTTGTAAAGTATCGATCAACAGTTGATACAATTGTCTGGTTGTTGCCTGCAGAGAAAGGTAGTGTATCTTGCAGTTTCTTGCTGAAGCTGTTGAAAGCAGCTATCATTGTTGACTCAGGAGAAACCGCTAGGGAACAGCTGGTGAGGAGTATAGGACAGCAACTGGAGGAGGCTTCTGTAAATGATCTTTTGATACGAGCACCAGAAGGGGAAGATGCATTGTATGACGTTGATACAGTACAGAAAATAGTGAAAGAGTTTCTGATGCAAGATCAGAATGCTGAAATTGAGTCAGACGAAAATGAGGTTCAAGAAATACAAAGACCGGGAATTTTAACAGATGCTTCGAAGCTGATGGTGGCAAAATTGATAGATGCATACCTTGCTGAAATTGCGAAGGATCCCAACTTACCCTTGTCAAAGTTTGTTAACCTTGCTGAAATGGTGTCTTGCATCTCTCGGCCTGCGCATGATGGGCTTTACCGAGCCATTGACATGTATCTTAAG GAGCACCCCGGGATCAGCAAGAGTGAGAGAAAAAGGATATGCAAGTTAATGGACTGCAAGAAACTATCAGTTGATGCGTGTATGCATGCTGTGCAAAATGAGCGGCTCCCATTGCGTGTAGTTGTGCAGGTTCTCTTTTTCGAGCAGGTCAGGGCTGCTGCTTCATCGGGCAGTAGCACACCTGACTTACCTAAAGGCCTGAAGGATCTGAATAGTGGATCTCATGGGAGCTCAAGGTCAGCAGCAACCAACCCAGAGGAAGATTGGGATGCAGTGGCCACAGCCGAGGAGCTCAAGGCCCTGAAAGGGGAACTGGCTGCCTTGAGGTTGAGCAATGGGGTGGGAGGGAGTGAGAGAAATGGTGTTGACAGTAGAAATAGTGTCGACAAGGCTGCCATTAGTAAAATGAAAGGTTTACTGAAGTCCAAGAGGATATTTACAAAGATCTGGTCAAGCAAAGGAGCCCAAGGTGAGAATAGTGGTTCGGATTCATCAGAGAGTCTTGGTTCTGCCAATCCGGAAGAAGCTAAGTCTACACCATCCAGAAATAGGAGGCATTCAGTTTCTTAG
- the LOC18608072 gene encoding BTB/POZ domain-containing protein NPY2 isoform X2 translates to MNFLPVQFPLLSKSACLQKLVASSNEEKSDEVQISDIPGGPVAFEMCAKFCYGMTVTLNAYNVVAARCAAEYLGMHETIEKGNLIYKVDVFLNSSIFRSWKDSIIVLQTTKSMLPLSEELKVVSLCIDAVAIKACVDVSNVDWSYTYNRRKLPEENGNDPNYNGVRSRPVPKDWWVEDLCELEIDLYKRAIMNIKTKGILSHEVIGEALKAYSYRRLPGFSKGVIHSGDVVKYRSTVDTIVWLLPAEKGSVSCSFLLKLLKAAIIVDSGETAREQLVRSIGQQLEEASVNDLLIRAPEGEDALYDVDTVQKIVKEFLMQDQNAEIESDENEVQEIQRPGILTDASKLMVAKLIDAYLAEIAKDPNLPLSKFVNLAEMVSCISRPAHDGLYRAIDMYLKEHPGISKSERKRICKLMDCKKLSVDACMHAVQNERLPLRVVVQVLFFEQVRAAASSGSSTPDLPKGLKDLNSGSHGSSRSAATNPEEDWDAVATAEELKALKGELAALRLSNGVGGSERNGVDSRNSVDKAAISKMKGLLKSKRIFTKIWSSKGAQGENSGSDSSESLGSANPEEAKSTPSRNRRHSVS, encoded by the exons ATGAATTTTCTTCCAGTTCAG TTTCCTCTTCTGTCAAAAAGTGCCTGCTTGCAGAAGTTGGTTGCAAGCAGTAATGAAGAAAAGAGTGATGAAGTTCAGATTTCAGACATTCCCGGTGGTCCAGTTGCCTTTGAGATGTGTGCCAAATTTTGTTATGGCATGACCGTCACCCTTAATGCTTACAATGTTGTCGCTGCACGATGTGCAGCTGAGTACTTAGGAATGCATGAGACCATTGAAAAAGGGAACCTAATTTACAAGGTCGATGTCTTCCTCAACTCCAGCATCTTCCGCAGCTGGAAAGATTCAATCATTGTTCTTCAGACTACAAAATCTATGCTACCATTATCTGAGGAATTGAAGGTGGTAAGTCTTTGCATTGATGCTGTAGCTATTAAGGCTTGTGTCGATGTTTCCAATGTTGATTGGTCCTACACTTATAACCGGAGGAAGCTTCCAGAGGAAAATGGGAATGATCCAAACTATAATGGTGTCAGAAGTCGACCAGTGCCAAAGGACTGGTGGGTTGAGGATTTGTGTGAACTTGAAATTGATCTATATAAGCGTGCTATAATGAATATTAAAACCAAAGGAATACTGTCCCATGAAGTGATTGGGGAAGCTTTGAAAGCTTATTCTTACAGAAGGTTGCCAGGTTTCAGTAAGGGTGTGATCCATTCTGGGGATGTTGTAAAGTATCGATCAACAGTTGATACAATTGTCTGGTTGTTGCCTGCAGAGAAAGGTAGTGTATCTTGCAGTTTCTTGCTGAAGCTGTTGAAAGCAGCTATCATTGTTGACTCAGGAGAAACCGCTAGGGAACAGCTGGTGAGGAGTATAGGACAGCAACTGGAGGAGGCTTCTGTAAATGATCTTTTGATACGAGCACCAGAAGGGGAAGATGCATTGTATGACGTTGATACAGTACAGAAAATAGTGAAAGAGTTTCTGATGCAAGATCAGAATGCTGAAATTGAGTCAGACGAAAATGAGGTTCAAGAAATACAAAGACCGGGAATTTTAACAGATGCTTCGAAGCTGATGGTGGCAAAATTGATAGATGCATACCTTGCTGAAATTGCGAAGGATCCCAACTTACCCTTGTCAAAGTTTGTTAACCTTGCTGAAATGGTGTCTTGCATCTCTCGGCCTGCGCATGATGGGCTTTACCGAGCCATTGACATGTATCTTAAG GAGCACCCCGGGATCAGCAAGAGTGAGAGAAAAAGGATATGCAAGTTAATGGACTGCAAGAAACTATCAGTTGATGCGTGTATGCATGCTGTGCAAAATGAGCGGCTCCCATTGCGTGTAGTTGTGCAGGTTCTCTTTTTCGAGCAGGTCAGGGCTGCTGCTTCATCGGGCAGTAGCACACCTGACTTACCTAAAGGCCTGAAGGATCTGAATAGTGGATCTCATGGGAGCTCAAGGTCAGCAGCAACCAACCCAGAGGAAGATTGGGATGCAGTGGCCACAGCCGAGGAGCTCAAGGCCCTGAAAGGGGAACTGGCTGCCTTGAGGTTGAGCAATGGGGTGGGAGGGAGTGAGAGAAATGGTGTTGACAGTAGAAATAGTGTCGACAAGGCTGCCATTAGTAAAATGAAAGGTTTACTGAAGTCCAAGAGGATATTTACAAAGATCTGGTCAAGCAAAGGAGCCCAAGGTGAGAATAGTGGTTCGGATTCATCAGAGAGTCTTGGTTCTGCCAATCCGGAAGAAGCTAAGTCTACACCATCCAGAAATAGGAGGCATTCAGTTTCTTAG